From Thalassotalea euphylliae, the proteins below share one genomic window:
- the mazG gene encoding nucleoside triphosphate pyrophosphohydrolase — MMKDAPASMEKLRWIMAQLRDPETGCPWDIKQDFASIVPHTIEEAYEVAEAINQQDFSELEKELGDLLFQVVFYSQLGQEQQRFDFDSVVAAICEKLMRRHPHVFGDKALHSEAEIKANWENEKAKERQAKSSTSQLSILADIPQALPALSRANKIQKRCAHVGFDWDNIHQCFDKVEEEVAEVKAELSSNLDNHEQQARLGEELGDLLFAVVNVCRHAKQDPEALLRAANEKFTKRFKHVEQQASESGKAMTEHSLDALEQFWQQAKALEK; from the coding sequence ATGATGAAAGATGCGCCAGCATCAATGGAGAAACTGCGCTGGATCATGGCGCAGCTTCGTGACCCAGAAACGGGCTGTCCGTGGGATATCAAGCAAGACTTTGCCTCTATCGTGCCACACACCATTGAAGAAGCCTATGAAGTGGCGGAAGCAATCAACCAGCAAGACTTTAGTGAACTAGAGAAAGAGCTTGGTGATTTACTGTTCCAAGTGGTGTTCTACAGCCAGCTTGGGCAAGAGCAACAGCGCTTTGATTTTGACTCGGTTGTCGCCGCGATTTGCGAGAAACTGATGCGTCGCCACCCTCATGTCTTTGGCGATAAGGCGTTGCACAGTGAGGCTGAGATTAAAGCGAATTGGGAGAACGAAAAAGCGAAAGAGCGTCAAGCAAAGTCATCGACTAGCCAGTTGAGTATACTTGCCGATATCCCACAAGCGCTGCCTGCTTTATCTCGTGCCAATAAGATACAAAAACGCTGCGCACACGTTGGTTTTGACTGGGACAATATTCACCAGTGTTTTGACAAGGTCGAAGAAGAAGTGGCTGAAGTAAAGGCAGAATTATCATCTAATTTAGATAATCATGAGCAACAAGCACGCCTTGGCGAAGAATTAGGTGATCTGTTATTTGCCGTCGTCAATGTATGCCGACACGCTAAGCAAGACCCTGAAGCTTTGCTTAGAGCAGCCAATGAAAAGTTTACCAAGCGTTTCAAGCATGTTGAACAGCAAGCGAGTGAATCCGGCAAGGCGATGACAGAGCATAGTCTTGATGCGCTCGAGCAGTTTTGGCAACAGGCGAAGGCGCTTGAAAAGTAA
- the relA gene encoding GTP diphosphokinase yields MVSVRKSHQISALSFEHWLAELALTASKSQAIQALWLQVQSKFADHDIALTKAKEMVEILAELNLDKDSLIAAILTPLIDEHVYTLEDVKELFGRQVYLLCKGVQQMEAIKTLQPTQTNKVAANQVDNIRKMLLAMVEDVRAVVIKLAERLCYLRLVKNSDEDIRVLAAKETSNIYAPLANRLGIGQLKWELEDIAFRYLHPETYKKIAKWLDEKRLAREQYMVDFVDTLQQQLEAMQVKGQVYGRPKHIFSIWKKMQNKSLDFEQLFDVRAVRIIAEQLQDCYAALGVVHTNWKHLPSEFDDYVATPKPNGYQSIHTVVLGPEGKSVEIQIRTEQMHQDAELGVAAHWRYKEGSASGKTSGFDEKIEWLRKILQWQEDVSESGEMLDELRSQVFEDRIYAFTPNGDVIDLPVGSTPLDFAYYIHSNVGHCCIGAKVFGRIVPFTYQLQTGEQVEILTSKQPNPSRDWLNPSLGYIHSTRARAKVQHFFKLLDRDKYIELGKQTLETELAKSQLSDADLMGAAKRFNVGTVEDLYAAIGSGNARLQQVVNYLVQQATKDLPEPELDPQSIVNQQAANKKPAKNDGVIVSGVGNLMTHMAKCCLPVPGDEILGFITQGRGISVHRSDCEQLANALAQHPEREIEVQWGQEQQKSYQATLQVTASDRHGLLRDISTIIANERVLITGMASHSDKFKQSTRMSFTVEIANSSMLNRIVTKLRQLDDIIDVKRLSH; encoded by the coding sequence ATGGTATCGGTACGCAAGTCTCATCAAATTTCAGCGCTAAGTTTTGAACACTGGCTAGCTGAGCTAGCCCTCACAGCAAGTAAATCACAAGCCATACAGGCTTTGTGGTTACAAGTACAAAGCAAGTTTGCCGATCACGATATTGCCTTGACCAAAGCCAAGGAAATGGTTGAAATTTTAGCTGAGTTAAATCTTGATAAAGACTCGCTTATTGCCGCAATTCTGACGCCGTTAATTGATGAGCACGTTTACACGCTAGAGGATGTCAAAGAGCTTTTTGGTCGCCAAGTTTATCTATTGTGTAAAGGTGTGCAGCAGATGGAGGCGATCAAGACGTTACAGCCAACACAAACCAACAAGGTGGCGGCGAATCAAGTGGATAATATTCGCAAAATGCTGCTCGCGATGGTGGAAGACGTTCGCGCTGTGGTGATCAAGCTTGCCGAGCGACTGTGCTATTTGCGTTTAGTGAAAAACAGCGATGAAGATATTCGCGTGCTGGCGGCCAAAGAAACCTCCAATATTTATGCGCCATTGGCGAATCGCTTGGGTATAGGTCAGCTAAAATGGGAGCTGGAAGATATTGCGTTTCGCTACTTGCACCCGGAAACGTATAAAAAAATTGCCAAATGGCTCGATGAAAAGCGCCTTGCCCGTGAGCAGTACATGGTCGACTTTGTTGATACATTGCAGCAGCAGTTGGAGGCGATGCAAGTCAAAGGACAAGTGTACGGCCGACCTAAACACATCTTTAGTATCTGGAAGAAAATGCAGAATAAATCACTGGATTTTGAACAGTTATTCGATGTGCGGGCGGTGCGCATTATTGCCGAACAACTGCAAGACTGTTACGCGGCCTTGGGGGTAGTACATACCAACTGGAAGCACTTACCCAGCGAGTTTGACGATTATGTCGCGACCCCAAAACCCAATGGCTATCAGTCAATCCATACGGTGGTTTTAGGGCCGGAGGGCAAATCGGTGGAAATTCAAATACGCACCGAGCAAATGCACCAAGACGCAGAACTAGGTGTCGCTGCCCACTGGCGCTACAAAGAAGGCAGTGCCAGCGGCAAAACGTCAGGTTTTGATGAAAAAATTGAATGGCTGCGCAAAATCCTTCAATGGCAAGAAGACGTTTCCGAAAGCGGTGAAATGCTTGATGAGCTACGCAGCCAAGTGTTTGAAGATCGCATCTACGCGTTTACGCCAAATGGCGATGTCATTGACTTGCCCGTTGGTTCAACGCCACTTGATTTCGCCTATTACATTCACTCGAATGTTGGCCACTGTTGTATTGGCGCGAAAGTATTTGGCCGCATCGTACCATTTACGTACCAACTGCAAACCGGTGAGCAGGTAGAAATACTGACCAGCAAGCAGCCAAACCCTAGCCGTGATTGGTTAAATCCCAGTTTAGGTTACATTCATTCGACGCGTGCACGCGCGAAAGTGCAACATTTCTTTAAGCTGCTCGACCGCGACAAGTATATTGAGTTGGGTAAGCAAACGCTGGAAACAGAGTTGGCTAAATCGCAATTGAGTGATGCTGATTTAATGGGGGCTGCCAAGCGCTTTAATGTCGGCACTGTGGAAGATCTTTATGCGGCAATTGGCTCGGGTAATGCCCGTTTGCAGCAGGTTGTGAACTACTTAGTGCAGCAAGCAACGAAAGACTTGCCCGAACCCGAGCTTGACCCACAATCGATCGTCAATCAACAGGCAGCCAATAAAAAGCCCGCCAAAAACGATGGGGTGATCGTCTCCGGTGTAGGCAATTTGATGACGCATATGGCCAAGTGCTGTTTACCTGTTCCAGGGGATGAGATTTTGGGCTTTATTACGCAAGGTCGCGGTATTTCAGTGCACCGCAGTGATTGTGAGCAATTAGCGAATGCTTTAGCGCAACATCCTGAACGCGAAATTGAAGTGCAGTGGGGGCAAGAGCAGCAAAAGAGTTATCAGGCAACCTTACAAGTCACCGCCAGTGATCGCCACGGCTTATTGCGCGATATTTCGACCATTATTGCTAATGAGCGTGTACTTATTACTGGCATGGCAAGCCATTCAGACAAGTTTAAACAAAGCACGCGGATGAGCTTTACGGTAGAAATTGCTAACAGCAGCATGCTTAACCGCATCGTCACTAAGCTTCGTCAGCTTGATGATATTATTGATGTGAAACGCCTTTCGCATTAG
- the rlmD gene encoding 23S rRNA (uracil(1939)-C(5))-methyltransferase RlmD → MAKIFQAPKSSARNQKLAGQTINLVIDRLDVNGVGVGRYQKKPVFIANTLVGEHVQAKVVESSSKFIKAKATKIAKLNEQREQPVCEHYYVCGGCDLQHLSHQGQVAFKQQKVTELFARQGLTELAWQSAITGQNWHYRRKARIGVQYNKLGEAILGFRQKESNTLVAIKHCHVLAAPLANIVITLSDLLNELAEPKSIGHIEVIQTERITLVVRQLRKQTERGQQIWRKAAELHGWQVIFDSGDELATLAEQPQMAVAHNPLSYFLTTNLNHQQDTLEIAFSADDFIQVNEAVNQRMVQQAMTWLALTPDDVVLDLFCGLGNFSLPIAKHVKQVVGVEGVQAMVDSASANAARNQINNAAFHQLDLNSDWHNQTWQSTGFNKVLLDPARAGALEACQQLAAMHAELLLYVSCDPQTLARDAKVIVEHGYQLKKIGLIDMFNHTKHVETMVLFERIATN, encoded by the coding sequence ATGGCAAAGATCTTTCAAGCACCCAAATCTTCAGCACGCAATCAAAAGTTAGCAGGGCAAACGATTAATCTAGTGATTGATCGGTTAGACGTAAACGGCGTTGGCGTTGGCCGCTACCAAAAAAAGCCAGTGTTTATCGCCAATACCCTAGTCGGTGAGCACGTGCAAGCAAAGGTGGTTGAAAGCAGTAGCAAGTTTATCAAGGCGAAAGCGACTAAAATCGCTAAGTTAAACGAGCAACGTGAACAGCCGGTTTGTGAGCATTATTACGTGTGTGGCGGTTGTGATTTACAACACCTTTCTCACCAAGGTCAGGTTGCGTTCAAGCAGCAGAAAGTCACTGAACTTTTTGCGCGCCAAGGGCTGACTGAGTTAGCGTGGCAAAGCGCAATCACTGGGCAAAATTGGCATTATCGGCGAAAGGCGCGTATTGGTGTGCAATACAATAAATTGGGCGAAGCGATACTTGGCTTTCGACAAAAAGAAAGTAATACCTTAGTCGCCATCAAGCATTGTCATGTACTGGCCGCACCGCTTGCCAATATTGTCATAACACTCAGCGATTTGTTGAATGAGCTGGCAGAGCCAAAAAGTATCGGCCATATCGAAGTGATTCAAACCGAGCGCATCACCTTAGTGGTGAGGCAGCTGCGTAAACAAACCGAGCGCGGCCAACAAATTTGGCGTAAGGCTGCTGAACTGCATGGTTGGCAGGTGATTTTCGATAGTGGCGATGAATTGGCGACCTTAGCTGAACAGCCCCAAATGGCTGTGGCGCATAACCCGCTCAGCTATTTTCTGACCACAAACCTTAACCACCAACAAGACACGCTGGAAATTGCGTTTTCTGCCGATGATTTTATTCAAGTTAACGAGGCGGTTAATCAGCGTATGGTGCAACAGGCAATGACATGGCTGGCACTAACCCCTGATGATGTCGTGCTGGACTTATTCTGCGGACTCGGTAACTTTTCCTTGCCGATTGCAAAACACGTTAAACAGGTGGTTGGTGTCGAAGGTGTGCAGGCGATGGTCGACAGCGCCAGTGCTAACGCTGCTCGCAACCAAATCAATAATGCTGCGTTTCATCAGTTAGATCTGAATAGCGATTGGCACAATCAAACATGGCAAAGCACAGGCTTTAATAAAGTACTACTTGATCCGGCAAGGGCGGGGGCATTAGAAGCCTGCCAGCAATTGGCGGCGATGCATGCCGAACTGCTGTTGTACGTGAGTTGCGATCCACAAACCTTGGCGCGTGATGCAAAAGTGATTGTTGAGCACGGTTATCAACTCAAAAAAATTGGTTTAATCGACATGTTCAATCACACAAAGCACGTAGAAACTATGGTATTGTTTGAGCGTATTGCAACAAATTAG